In Agarivorans gilvus, one genomic interval encodes:
- the hflX gene encoding ribosome rescue GTPase HflX: MFDRYEAGEQAILVHVNFTDEDEREDLQELKMLVSSAGVNAVATVTGSRVSPHPKYFVGAGKAEEIAELVKSAQADVIIFNHALSPAQERNLEMLCEARVLDRTTLILDIFAQRARTHEGKLQVELAQLRHMSTRLIRGWTHLERQKGGIGLRGPGETQLETDRRLLRARIKQIMQRLEKVGKQREQGRRARQRAEVPTVSLAGYTNAGKSTLFNRMTESTVYAADQLFATLDPTLRKIDIDDVGKVILADTVGFIRHLPHDLVAAFKATLTETREAQLLLHVIDYSDERMAENVEQVEVVLDEIGAGETPFLQVFNKVDQHPDMSPRIERDENGLPQKVWVSALTGEGLPLLYKAISERLVGDMVNHTLRLPPSEGRLRSRLYQLDCVAGERLDDEGNIVVDIRLDAIAWQRLDKQFDHNLDRFIAQCE; the protein is encoded by the coding sequence TTGTTTGACCGTTATGAAGCAGGTGAACAAGCCATCTTAGTGCATGTAAATTTTACTGACGAAGATGAGCGAGAAGACCTGCAAGAACTGAAGATGTTAGTCAGTTCAGCAGGCGTTAACGCGGTCGCTACCGTTACTGGTAGCCGAGTTTCTCCTCACCCCAAGTATTTTGTTGGGGCGGGGAAAGCTGAAGAAATCGCAGAATTAGTAAAAAGTGCCCAAGCAGACGTGATTATTTTCAATCATGCTTTGTCGCCAGCACAGGAGCGAAATTTAGAGATGCTCTGTGAGGCGAGGGTGCTAGATCGAACTACCCTCATATTAGACATTTTTGCTCAACGTGCGCGTACCCACGAAGGTAAGCTACAGGTTGAGTTAGCCCAGTTGCGCCACATGTCGACACGTTTGATTCGTGGCTGGACTCACCTAGAGCGACAAAAGGGCGGTATTGGCCTACGTGGTCCGGGGGAAACCCAGTTGGAAACCGACCGTCGATTACTCCGAGCACGAATTAAGCAAATCATGCAGCGCCTAGAAAAGGTGGGTAAGCAGCGCGAACAGGGGCGAAGGGCACGGCAACGGGCTGAAGTACCTACGGTGTCTTTAGCTGGTTATACTAATGCTGGTAAATCAACTCTGTTTAATCGTATGACAGAATCGACGGTGTATGCGGCCGATCAGTTGTTTGCGACACTTGACCCTACTCTGCGGAAGATCGATATCGACGATGTTGGCAAGGTGATTCTTGCTGATACCGTGGGCTTTATTCGCCACCTCCCTCACGATCTGGTGGCTGCATTTAAAGCGACCTTAACCGAAACTCGAGAAGCTCAGCTATTATTACATGTGATTGATTATAGTGATGAAAGAATGGCTGAAAATGTTGAACAGGTTGAGGTAGTATTGGATGAAATTGGGGCTGGAGAAACCCCGTTTCTGCAAGTGTTTAATAAGGTGGACCAACACCCCGATATGAGTCCTCGTATCGAGCGTGACGAAAATGGTTTACCGCAAAAAGTGTGGGTATCGGCCTTAACGGGTGAAGGTTTGCCTTTGTTGTACAAGGCAATCAGTGAACGTTTGGTCGGTGATATGGTTAACCATACTTTGCGTTTGCCGCCAAGTGAAGGACGCTTGCGTAGTCGTTTATATCAGTTAGACTGCGTAGCAGGTGAACGTTTAGACGATGAAGGCAACATCGTTGTGGATATTCGGTTAGATGCCATTGCATGGCAGCGACTGGATAAGCAATTCGACCATAATTTAGATAGATTTATTGCTCAATGTGAGTAG
- the hflK gene encoding FtsH protease activity modulator HflK, with product MAWNEPGNKGGGDRDPWGNNNKNGNQGPPDLDEVFTKLSRKFGGIFGGKKPPVGGGSGGVSGFGIAVIAVILAVVWVASGFYTIEEAERGVKLTFGKYDVAAGPVEPGLNWKATFIQEVIPVDVETIRSLPASGFMLTEDENVVRVEMDVQYKVVDPKAYLFSVTAPDDSLAQATDSALRYVVGHTKMDDILTTGREVVRSETAAMLDEIVEPYNLGIQVTDVNFLPARPPEEVKDAFDDAIAAQEDEQRFIREAEAYQREIEPRARGRVQRIEQEAQGYQEQVVLRAQGEIALFEQLLPEYESAPDVTRHRLYLETMEEVYSKANKVLVDGSNNNNMLYLPIDKLMEQGSKNTANKVNRSSTNTNKMGSEPATSIPSSPSTIRSSTRSTSGRN from the coding sequence ATGGCCTGGAATGAGCCTGGCAACAAGGGTGGCGGAGACCGTGACCCTTGGGGCAATAACAATAAGAACGGTAATCAGGGGCCCCCTGATTTAGACGAGGTTTTCACTAAACTTAGCCGTAAGTTTGGCGGCATCTTTGGCGGAAAGAAACCACCAGTAGGTGGCGGGAGCGGCGGCGTTAGCGGTTTTGGTATTGCTGTCATCGCTGTGATTCTCGCCGTTGTTTGGGTGGCTAGTGGGTTCTACACCATTGAAGAAGCGGAGCGCGGCGTAAAACTGACCTTTGGTAAGTACGACGTTGCAGCGGGTCCCGTTGAGCCTGGTCTAAATTGGAAAGCAACTTTTATCCAAGAAGTGATTCCTGTGGATGTTGAGACCATTCGTTCCTTACCTGCTTCAGGCTTTATGTTAACTGAAGACGAAAATGTAGTGCGGGTAGAAATGGACGTGCAGTACAAAGTTGTCGACCCTAAAGCTTATTTGTTTAGTGTCACCGCGCCTGATGACAGTCTTGCCCAAGCTACCGACAGTGCTTTACGTTACGTTGTGGGTCATACCAAAATGGATGACATTTTAACCACCGGTCGTGAAGTGGTTCGTAGCGAAACCGCTGCGATGCTTGACGAAATTGTTGAGCCTTACAATTTAGGTATTCAGGTGACCGATGTGAACTTCTTGCCAGCACGTCCACCTGAAGAAGTTAAAGACGCTTTTGATGATGCGATTGCCGCGCAAGAGGATGAGCAGCGTTTCATTCGTGAAGCAGAAGCTTACCAACGTGAAATTGAACCTAGAGCGCGTGGTCGTGTTCAGCGTATTGAACAAGAAGCTCAGGGTTACCAAGAGCAGGTTGTGCTAAGAGCCCAAGGTGAAATTGCTTTGTTTGAGCAGCTGCTGCCTGAATATGAGTCGGCTCCAGATGTGACTCGCCATCGTTTATACCTAGAAACGATGGAAGAGGTTTATTCGAAAGCGAACAAAGTATTGGTTGATGGTTCAAACAATAACAACATGCTGTATTTGCCGATTGATAAGTTGATGGAACAAGGTAGTAAGAACACTGCAAACAAAGTAAACAGAAGTTCTACGAATACCAATAAAATGGGTTCGGAACCTGCTACCTCTATACCATCTAGTCCTTCTACGATTAGAAGCAGCACTCGTTCAACATCGGGGAGAAATTAA
- the hflC gene encoding protease modulator HflC: protein MKQFAIFGVILALLVAYSSVFVVKEGQRGIVMQFGKVKRSDDGEARVYEPGLQFKVPFIDSVRRLDARIQTLDGNADRFVTSEKKDLIIDSYVKWRISDFSQFYLRTGGGSVAQAELLLTRKINNGLRSEIGARTIRDIVSGERGQVMEDALKRMARSAEIGIEVLDVRIKQINLPDEVSNSIFQRMRAERLAVAKEHRSQGQEQAEIIRANVDRRVNVMLADADKRGRQMRGEGDATAAKIYADAYKKDPDFYKFWRSLRAYRNSFETGGDVMVLDPNSEFFRYMKEPASN, encoded by the coding sequence ATGAAACAGTTTGCAATTTTTGGCGTGATTTTAGCCTTGTTGGTGGCTTACTCTTCAGTCTTTGTAGTGAAGGAAGGCCAGCGCGGTATTGTAATGCAATTCGGTAAGGTTAAACGTAGTGACGACGGTGAAGCGCGTGTCTACGAACCGGGTTTACAATTTAAGGTGCCATTTATCGATTCAGTAAGAAGGCTGGATGCGCGCATTCAAACCTTAGATGGCAACGCCGATCGCTTTGTAACATCTGAGAAAAAAGATTTGATCATCGATTCCTACGTTAAGTGGCGAATTTCTGATTTCTCGCAATTTTACCTACGTACTGGCGGTGGTTCTGTCGCTCAGGCAGAGTTATTGTTAACCCGTAAAATTAACAACGGTCTGCGGAGCGAAATTGGTGCTCGCACCATTCGTGACATCGTTTCTGGTGAGCGTGGTCAAGTGATGGAAGATGCTTTGAAGCGTATGGCGCGTTCTGCCGAAATTGGTATTGAAGTGCTAGACGTACGCATCAAGCAAATTAACCTGCCAGATGAAGTCAGTAATAGTATCTTCCAGCGGATGCGAGCAGAACGTTTAGCCGTGGCTAAAGAACACCGCTCTCAAGGTCAGGAGCAAGCCGAGATTATTCGTGCTAACGTTGACCGTCGAGTGAATGTGATGTTGGCCGATGCCGATAAACGTGGCCGCCAAATGCGCGGTGAAGGTGATGCGACAGCGGCAAAGATTTACGCCGATGCTTACAAAAAAGACCCAGACTTTTATAAGTTCTGGCGAAGTCTAAGAGCCTACCGCAATAGTTTTGAAACTGGCGGTGATGTAATGGTATTAGACCCTAATAGTGAGTTCTTCCGCTACATGAAAGAACCAGCTTCTAACTAA
- a CDS encoding DUF2065 domain-containing protein, whose protein sequence is MTDSFLLAVALLCLLEGLGPLLFPKRWKRLLKQISETPATSIRQIGLGLVTVSIVLLYVINL, encoded by the coding sequence ATGACAGATTCTTTTTTACTCGCCGTCGCTTTGCTATGCCTGCTTGAAGGCCTAGGTCCTTTATTGTTTCCTAAGCGATGGAAACGGCTGTTAAAACAGATATCTGAGACACCAGCGACTAGTATTCGACAGATAGGCCTTGGCTTAGTGACAGTTTCTATTGTCCTGCTCTATGTGATTAATCTTTGA
- a CDS encoding adenylosuccinate synthase, with protein MGKNVVILGSQWGDEGKGKIVDLLTDKSSYVVRYQGGHNAGHTLVIDGEKTVLHLIPSGVLRDNVTCVIGNGVVLAPDALFKEMAMLEERGVPVKERLVISEACPLILPYHVALDMAREKARGKKAIGTTGRGIGPAYEDKVARRGLRVGDLFDMEQFATKLKEVMEYHNFQLNHYYDAPSVSYEEVLEQMTKMAPVLIAMVKDVTDLLDQARRGGDSIMFEGAQGTLLDIDHGTYPYVTSSNTTAGGVATGSGFGPRHLDYVLGITKAYTTRVGSGPFPTELDDDIGQHLGEKGHEFGATTGRKRRCGWLDAVAMRRAVQINSLSGICLTKLDVLDGLEELKICTGYKMPDGEVLRVPPMAAEGYEVAEPVYETMPGWSESTFGLTAREQLPQAALDYIARIEALLEVPVDIISTGPDRVETIILRHPFA; from the coding sequence ATGGGAAAGAACGTAGTGATCCTCGGCTCTCAATGGGGAGACGAAGGTAAGGGTAAAATCGTAGATTTACTCACTGATAAATCAAGCTATGTGGTGCGCTATCAAGGCGGTCACAACGCTGGACATACCCTAGTTATTGACGGCGAAAAAACCGTCCTTCATTTAATCCCTTCTGGGGTACTTCGTGATAACGTGACCTGCGTTATTGGTAACGGAGTCGTATTAGCTCCTGATGCGCTATTTAAGGAAATGGCTATGCTCGAAGAGCGTGGTGTTCCGGTGAAAGAGCGTTTAGTGATCAGCGAAGCTTGTCCACTTATTCTGCCTTACCATGTTGCCCTTGATATGGCGCGTGAAAAAGCCCGTGGTAAAAAAGCCATTGGCACTACCGGGCGTGGTATTGGTCCCGCCTATGAAGATAAAGTGGCTCGCCGCGGTTTGCGCGTGGGTGACTTGTTCGATATGGAGCAGTTTGCTACCAAGCTAAAAGAAGTCATGGAATACCATAACTTCCAGCTTAATCATTACTACGACGCGCCAAGCGTAAGTTATGAAGAAGTGCTTGAGCAAATGACGAAGATGGCGCCGGTACTTATAGCCATGGTTAAGGACGTTACTGACTTATTAGATCAAGCGCGTCGTGGTGGTGATTCAATTATGTTTGAAGGCGCCCAAGGCACATTGCTTGATATTGACCACGGTACTTATCCTTACGTGACTTCTTCTAATACCACTGCTGGTGGCGTTGCCACAGGAAGTGGTTTCGGTCCGCGTCATTTAGATTATGTATTGGGTATTACTAAGGCTTACACCACGCGTGTTGGTTCTGGTCCATTCCCTACCGAGTTAGATGATGATATTGGCCAACATTTAGGTGAGAAAGGGCATGAATTTGGCGCGACAACTGGGCGTAAACGTCGCTGTGGTTGGTTAGATGCCGTTGCCATGCGTCGTGCTGTGCAAATTAACAGTTTGTCTGGTATCTGTTTAACTAAACTAGATGTATTAGATGGTTTGGAAGAGTTAAAAATTTGTACTGGTTACAAAATGCCTGATGGTGAAGTTTTACGTGTTCCACCTATGGCTGCAGAAGGCTATGAAGTGGCTGAACCGGTATACGAAACTATGCCTGGTTGGTCGGAAAGTACCTTTGGTTTGACGGCTAGAGAACAATTACCACAAGCTGCACTAGACTATATTGCACGCATTGAGGCCTTGTTAGAAGTGCCTGTTGATATTATCTCAACTGGCCCAGACCGCGTAGAAACGATTATTTTGCGCCACCCATTTGCTTAA
- the ispB gene encoding octaprenyl diphosphate synthase: protein MQLDAIKKLSHQDMTAVNDLIFKELESDVALINQISFYIVNSGGKRIRPLLTVLAARALGYQQQQHIKLAAIIEFIHTSTLLHDDVVDESELRRGKDTANARFGNAASVLVGDFLYSRSFQLMTQLQNLKVMDILADATNVIAEGEVLQLINCNDPDTDEQRYFEVIYCKTAKLFEAATRLAAVIGELDQSIEEAMQDYGKYLGTAFQIMDDVLDYVADQEEMGKSVGDDLAEGKPTLPLIYAMQQAEEGDKTTIAEAIKQGGSRAQLDEILLILEKTKALDYCRAKAAEEAQKAILALDILENSEYKQALISLANIAADRAA, encoded by the coding sequence TCAGATGTTGCTCTTATTAATCAAATTTCTTTTTACATTGTAAATAGCGGTGGCAAAAGGATCCGCCCACTACTTACCGTATTAGCCGCACGCGCCCTTGGTTACCAGCAACAGCAACATATTAAGCTGGCGGCGATTATCGAATTTATTCACACTTCAACCTTATTGCATGACGACGTAGTTGATGAGTCAGAGCTGCGCCGCGGTAAAGATACCGCCAATGCCCGCTTTGGTAATGCCGCCAGTGTGTTGGTAGGCGATTTCTTATATTCGCGCTCTTTTCAATTAATGACCCAACTGCAAAACCTTAAGGTCATGGACATCCTTGCCGATGCCACTAACGTTATTGCTGAAGGGGAAGTGTTGCAATTGATTAATTGCAACGATCCAGATACTGACGAGCAACGCTACTTCGAGGTCATCTACTGTAAGACGGCCAAACTGTTTGAGGCCGCCACTCGCTTAGCTGCGGTAATTGGAGAATTAGACCAGAGCATTGAAGAAGCCATGCAAGACTACGGTAAGTATCTTGGCACAGCCTTTCAAATTATGGACGATGTGCTCGATTACGTTGCCGACCAAGAAGAAATGGGCAAAAGTGTTGGTGATGATCTGGCCGAAGGAAAACCCACTCTGCCGCTTATCTACGCAATGCAGCAAGCTGAAGAAGGTGATAAGACCACGATTGCCGAAGCGATTAAACAGGGCGGTTCTAGAGCCCAATTAGACGAAATTCTGTTGATATTAGAAAAGACCAAAGCCTTGGACTATTGCCGAGCTAAAGCGGCAGAAGAAGCACAAAAAGCAATTCTAGCTTTGGACATCTTAGAAAATAGCGAATACAAGCAGGCGTTGATCAGTTTAGCCAATATCGCGGCCGACCGAGCCGCATAA